The Betta splendens chromosome 24, fBetSpl5.4, whole genome shotgun sequence DNA window TCAGCAGGAGGTCAGAGGCAACGACACCTGCGTCTGAAAGTGAAGAGGTCAAAGAGGGAAACGCTGCAGGGAAGAACGGGAGCATCAGCTTTACGTGACGGCTGACGGGACGGACCTTTATCTGTGGCCACACGCCTCCACTATCAGCACCATCAGCTCATTTCCACCCCCCGGGGAAAAGTCCGGGCATAAAACCTGGATTTGTTCGACATGAAATCGAAAACCAACTAACGTGATTCACAGCTGTCGGTATGTGAAGCTTATCTGATGTTCCTGAGTGCTTGAGACTGAAGACGAGGGTGTGGGGAAATAAGCAGCGACTGATGGAGGTACGTTCACAAAggctccagaaccagaaccagcaacagcagcaacaagggGACGAGGCAGGTCACTATTTACCAAAAGCCTCCTCCAACGTGTGACGCTTATGATCAGTAACAGCTGATCACAGTCCACAGCAGCATCTCCCAGGACGCGACGGTTCCAACCAAGGCCAACGCCCGCGTCACTCAGCGAATCTGAGCAACAGACGTTTCATTAGTCGAGTTCAACTGTATCAACCTTTAAGGCTTCAGGATGATCTACTCCGCTTAACAAATATCAATCACAGTATCTGCCTCAAACCTCCACTTCTCTCTGGCCtcggctgcaaacacagagtgATGCATGAAAGACTCTCTCTCATAATTTGTGATTCATCACGAAGAGCAGGAAAACCTGTGTAATCATGTCATGAATGTTATTGTATCCCCTTCAGCGTTAATGGAGCCGCTCCAGGAGTCGGGCCCACTTCCCTGGAGGCTCTGGGCTCGTTCCTCTcaccatgttgttgttgttttcacgGCTAAACTCAACGTCTGCTCCTTAAAAGCTAAATGAGGAATCGCCACCGAGGCGACGTTGGTCTTTAAACAGCGGCAGCAGAAAACACTCCAGGTCCTCACACTCATGCTCAGTctgttccagctcctgctgttCTCTGTTTAATATCTTCTCAGActctaatcctcctcctcctcctcctcctcctcctcctcctgctgctgctgctccgtctccttcacacacaaacaccgacacCGCTGACCTGCCTCCCTCCTACACCCGCAGCCCGGTGTCACCCTGAGCCGTGTCTATGGAAATACCATCCCAGGTAGTTCGAAGGTGCTGACacaaccatggcaacagctgccAGCGAGGAAGAGAGAAATATCTGCCCAAACCTTAGTCAGACAAAGAAGGAGAGCGAAAGTCCTGCTCATCCAAACAAAGCTGAGACTTAAAtcctgctctgctctcagcCTCATACTTTTAAGTGCTGCACATCTTCAGCGGTTAATGACCAGCACAGGCACAAAACCAACACCGCTACTAGTAAATAAATGTGGAAACCGACAAAGACGTGTAGTTCATCATGAGACGGTAGCGACCAGAATCCATGCGTAGCGTAACAACGAGCCGTCAGCAGCCGTAAACTGAAGACGCTGGCGACGCGTCCTCAGCAGCGACCGGGGAGCGTGAAGCGAAGCTCGGAGCAGCTCCTCACGCTGCGGCCGTTGTGTAACGGCCCTGTCTCTGCTCTCAGCTGTTATATTTGGGATGTGCTCCACTCTTCACCCCTCTCCTCCACTGTAACGAGTGGTGAGTCAGGACCGGGAGCCGACGGGATGCACATAAACTGTGCGTTGCAGCGCTGACACTGAGCTCAAACATCTCCTGGTCGTCGTCTGCGCTGCAAATAGAAATGATCAATAGTTCAATTCTGACTGAAATAAAATGTTCAACTTTATAAAAACTGAATGTTGTTGAATTCTGGATGGAACCTGTTAACATGCCTTGAAGGAAGCaaactaaattattattattaaatccaTTAAATATAGTAGGCTGAAGCGTGCCAGGACGGAGGAGCCCACTCTTTGGCGAAGGCTCCTCCGTCCACTCCTCCTGCATCTCACACGGAGCAGGTTTCTATAGCGACGAGCATCCTGTTGATCCGTGCAGACACCACCACACGCACACCTTTGTTGACCGGACCACACCttcagcacacagctctctgcgTGGAGCTAATCCAATCATGGCAGCGGCCTGAAGCCACGGAGCAGCGACTGGttgaacaggaagaggagcagcagcaccgctgctcagcctccgctCACACCTGCACTGAAATGTTGACATTTCATGTGACTGGATGAGGAATCCACACATTtctgctcttcctccatctgccaGTAGAGTAACAGTGAGACCGGTGACTGATTGCTCCTTCTTTAAACCAGCTGTCTGGGCAGATCCTCCTCTTGATAAGAGCAGGGACACATCCCATCTGATGGCTATTTATTAGCTCAAAGAATAAAAGCTGCTGTTGAGACAGTTCAGAGGATGTGAAGTGGATCCTCCTCCAGTACCTCCAGCATGCTCTCTGTCACGCCTTTTAACCAAACCAATTAGGCAGACACGACGCGGCGCTGGAACCCACTACGCATCGATAAATCACTGTCTGCGCTAATTGCAATTAAAATCCTGAGCAAACCAGGCGAGACAATAACGAGGCCCCAGCTATTTACTCTGAACCTTTAATGGCGACTGTACAAGTTGTTTATGCTCCAGTCATATCAGAGGAGCCGGTTCTGATTAGGCCCGCGTTTAATTGGTGCCGGCTTcgtgagaggctgcagctcaggagctTCTCACTTAGGATCTAATCACTTAGAGCCAAACATCACATACCAGAAACtatgggactattaaaggtgcTGTGATCAGCTACTACATCCTACTGCATCCATCCAGGCGGAGGCATGCGTCTGTAGACAGGTTTGTTTGTAATGCGAGGTGGCAGCTTTGTTACTGGTGCATCTGAATGTCGTTCATGCGTCGCTCTGTAAACGACACTGACACTAAACACAAGTCCACAGTTCAACCAACACGAAACCAAAGCCACCACAAGTAAAGATGCACAGACAGCGTGACTGCGTTCATGGGAACTGGTGAGTTTCTCCCTGAAGAAGAATTGGATCTGTTTTTCTACACAGAAGCATCGAGAGGCCACAGGAAGACCAAGGCACCCACCAGCTGCTAAATAAAGACACTTCAATAAGATCCAAACTGGTTCAATCTTGGTGAAATTTGACAGACGCTGCAGGATTGAAATAGAAAGCGCACATCCAGATCCTGAGTCCCTCTGTTCCCGGGGCTGATTAATCAGGACACTCCTGCCCAATGAATCAGGATGCAGACGCAGaacacacctgcactctgtaaAGACGGACTTAGAGGACAAATACAGTGCAGCGGATCAGTCGGTGCAGAGTGAGCGCTTCCacctgctgaggctgcagctccacacagacGGCGTCCAGGCTTCACGTCAACAACAGTGAGTTACCCGCTTCTTTCTCAATTCTCTACAATTTGTTGTTGTGACTAGTTTCCGCTGGCCGACGTCCAAGACAAACTTctgagggagacacacacacacacacacacacacacacacacacacacacacacacacacacacacacacacacacacacgggttgaGCGGGTCCACAGGGAGGCAGAaagaagcaacaacaaacagcgAGTGGTGGAATTAAAGTAACACGGCGAAGCCTCGGGACTCGTCCGAGGAAGCGGAGATGCTGCTCAGAGGCGAAGGCAGAAACACCTGGAACCCAGAGGAGGCCCCACGCTCATGGAGACGTTTAATGGAGCCAGGTGGAACTCACTGAGGCTCTGACGCGATGATCCAGCGTCGCGACTAAACCGGCAAGAAAACGCGCTTCTCTGGTGCCGGACGCCTGGCGACGAGTCAGGAGCTCCACGCGTTACAGCCAGCGTCTAAAGCTCCCAATGATGCAGTAGTAAACATGACATTCAGTTCTTACAGAAACACATTCAAACTAATAATCAGGATTTTTCTTaatattgtgctgctgctctgttccaTTGCTGCTGTTCAATATCTGATTTAATTAATTGATAAGTCGTCCAGTGACGCCAGCGTCGACGTTTTCGCTTTGTTTGGATTAAGAGCATTTGGCACCGGCTCCAATTATTCTCAGGTCTGTTTGTTCTCGGATCCTCGTCAGCTTGAAAATGTATTTGGATTTCCCCAGATCTGCGAAGACTGGGTTGACGTGAGTCGCTGGGTGCCGACGGCACCGGGCCTCTGGGTGAAAGGGTGACGCGTGGATGCGtcaccagcagcagatgagCGGCGCTCAGAACACGCATGACACAGTGACATGAAGGAAACCTGGACGTGGAGCCGCTCAATCACAGAGCCAGACGCAGCACCTGCGGACCGGTCCCTGGAGGAGGCTCCAGTTGAGTCCTGATGGTGAAAGAGCTCCCACCGCATCTCAACACCCTCTCAAAGAGTGATTTCCTCCTTTTGTGCATAAGTGTGATGTAAAACGTGATCAGTGGCAGTTCTGGGCTCAACACGGAGCTGGTCCCATCAGCCGCCAGGCTCGTCCTCATGGAAACgtgacacacacattcaggacTGGGTCAGACCTCTTCTTCAGCTGGTTTTATCTGGATGTTGGGTTCTCAGCTGTCAAGCACGTTCACTCTAACTGGCAGATTGGAAAACATTTATACTCCagctgataaaaataaaagaaacagaacaaatcCAGAACCAGGCTCTCAGGTGGATTGAAGTGTGCTTGGCTCATTGGCCTCTTCTATTTGTTTGCTCCCTGGAGGCACAGACTTAAGACTTATCTGCACAAGGTCAGCGCCTGTTGGGCAGCGCCTGTTGGGCAGCGCCTGTTGGGCAGCGCCTGTTGGGCAGCGCCTGTTGGGCAGCGCCTGTTGGGCCTCGCTGAGCCGTGGCCCGGCCTCGGAGCAGGACGGGTCACTGGGAATCCACCCAGCAGGTCACACAAAGTGGGGCACGAGGCTGCTGAGGAGCAGCGGCGTGAATGCGCGTGCTGCTGTCGACGCCCaccggctcctcctccagctcctccctccaccgCTCCAgcccactcctccacctcctcacctccagctccctcctcctccacgctgcaCAGAGCTCCGACGCAGCGCCAGGCTGTCGGCCATGTGGGAATCTCTCCTCATAGTGGCTCTCGCTTGACTCCGCGCTGGTGAAGATGCCGgcgctgcagccttttcatcGACGGCCGGCGGCGCTCTGCTAGGAGACGAAGCCAGCCGATCTGCGCTGCCTCCGTCAAAGCGAGCTTTTCTCAGAAGAACTCTCCGGTGCCACTTTGTCCAGGACGCGCTCACGTGGGCCACCTGTGGAACAGGAGCAGCCTCCACTCGACCAGCGCCGCCGGGAACCAGGAGCCATTTCCAGTAATTCACTCCTCTGAACAGCGGCATCGAGGCACCGACGCCGCTCTGTCACACGGACACTGAACAGCTGTTGCGTTTGCCATCGAGTCGCAGCAGAAGAAGCGGCGCGACACATTCACGGCAGCGACTCAGGATGCCCAGAAACTTGTTTGCATCAAAGCGCCTCGTACTTAGCAACAGCCGAGGATGAGAGACGCTGCCATGACCCACCTGTGTGTTTTTCACCTCGTTGGAGAGACGAGCACCACGAGGGGGGGTCggcgggagggagaggggagggggggagagagccACAGAGGGAAGGTGTGAGTGAGGACGAACGGCAGTGAGGCTCAGCAGGACACGGAGGACGCGGAGAGAAGTGAGTGAAGACGGAGTCCAGCATCAGAGGCGCTGGCTCGACGCCCgtcgctgctggaggagaggggtgAGTACGACTCCGGCCGCAGGAAATTAAACAgttcaaagcagcagctggcaaCTATTCTACTGTAGCCTCATGTTTATTAGTGAACAGTAAACGCATAGAGGAGCACGGCTCCGTCAGCCGTCACCAGAGCCCAGTCTCATAGTAGCGTTCCACACCCACAACACACGAAATCACTGATCCGGAGCCTTAAATGTGCTTAATTAAGCGTCAGTGTGGGAAGCTGTTCCGTTTTAcacaaggaggagaagaagaagtgggAGGCATCATGAAAACCAGTGGAGGATGCAAAGTCACATGACAACCAAAAACTGACCTACACTTAATCTGAAGAACCCTCCACAAAGATCAGTGTTGAACCACAAGcagcatatttatttaattaccagCTGACCTTTATCATTTCTCTCACCAATTAACTGAACAGGTTGAATCAAATGGACCAAGCAGACAAAGTGCCTTTAACGTTTCAGAACTTTGCGGGTTTTTCCGCGCCGGGCCTCATTCCACCGCTTCCACGCGCTTCCTCCGGCTCATGGCTAATCAAGTATCCAGAACGAAATGAATGGCACGCGCGGGACCATTTCTCTCCGTTAGGCCGACTAATGCCATTTCCTTTTGTCTCATTAGGATTGAGCCTTGATAGGTGCCCATTAGCGGCGTTGGTAAACCACAGCTGCGGGGGAGGAGGATTGATCCTCGTGTTAATGTGCGCAGATACATGGTCGCGTTACCATGTAAATTACTGGCCACATATTCCCTCCCCGCTCGCACAGGCACAGGATGAGCGTCACCCctagcaacagcaacagcaacatcaACCTCCAACAATGCAAGGACTGAGACGAGACAGAATCGAATCACCTTCAACTCGCAAAGTCCACCGCCATCATTCCTCCAGGCTCAGCGGCAACTTCACGCTCCCACTTCTCAGAAATTCCTTCCCTGCTCTTTGGCTGCGCGCGCTCTCAAGGCAACTGCACAAAAGGCCGACTGCAAACGCAGATTCTGAAATATTTCAAGTACCAAAAGCGCCAAGGCTTCATCCTTGAAAAGCAACCTCCTCTGAAACGTTTGCAGCGTCCTCGCCTCCTGACACATGGAATCTCACAAGTGAATGTAATAGAAAACGTAATCGCAGCCAATCAAAAACACATGAATGCTAAAAGCACTCGAGATGTTTGAACAGGCAGCGGTGCAGCGCAGCACAGAACAACAAGTGACCTTCCACTGAAATCAGCCTGTTTACATAATTCCAGGCTCCGTTTTTCTTAATCGCTCTCAATAGAGCGTTGGCAAACAGAAGGTCAGCGCCGGCGCGAGCCAGGTGGAACGCCACCAGTTCAGAGGCCGTCAGTCAGAACCAGGAtcagtgtctctgcagcagccaaCGCATCAGGACGGGTCCAAGGTGACGGCGCCGCAGCGACGCTTGGACCTAAACATGCAGCAGATCGGATCAATCCTCCTGCATGAAGTATGGAGCGATGGCGCCGGATTCACAGCTCCGTGTCCCTGTTCCTGATTCTGTGACTTTCTGTGTACTTTCTGCTCTCATTTTACTACATTACATTTTGTGACAACAGCTTGACAGTTGATGGCTGTGACTCATCAAACTATATTTATAAAACTGGCAGCTAAAACCTCAGTGGACTGGTGGACTGCTGAGCCACAGTCAACGCTCGTCTCCATCTGTTACTTCTAGCAGTTGCAATGAACCAATACTAACTTTATAAGTTTACAGACCTTAACATTCTCTAATAATCACGATTTAATAGCAGAAATGTCAGAATAATCAGCAACGAAGCCAAAATGCTTCATCGTCTTGGACTCGAAGGCTCCACAGCATGACGTTGAGCTGCAGCAAAGGCTTCGCTGGCACATTCCTGACTTCATAGATACCTTAATTGGCCCGAAAACTGACTATTGAAAGCACCACCGCCCACGCACAATTAAGTGTCCTGTAAAGAGCGGCAGCCTCTTGCTGTTCGCCATGACTAATCCGACAATGTGGGCAAAACACCGAGACGAGAGATAGGAGTCAAACAACTCACAAGAGCACCTTTGGCTCTTACACTAAAGGCGAATGAGAGCGACAGCGCAGAGCTGCAACACCCTCCAGCTCTGCCGGCGTGAGAACAAGCATCTCACACCGaacagaagaacagaacagaaacctgCGAAAGGCAAAGTGCTGCATAGCATTAACGCTTGGGGCTGAATGTGAATCGCTGCGTGCGTCGCTCCGTTTATCCTGCAGACACGCTCGCACCCGAAAAACATCATTCTGACTCATGCAGTGCTCTGAAAAGCTGATGTTTCCAGCTGTAAGAAGAACCATCACCAGCTTGACTCAGTGAAATCAGCTGCCTCATTCATTTATCATTCAGGGACCCAGTCAATGATTAACATTGATGCCCACCATCAGCACGGTTGGGTGTCAGAAGACGCCAAAGCAGCCAGTCAGGTAGTGAAACCACCTGAATGCCTCAAACAGCTGAACTGGTACAATAACCACAGGATGACCAGGCCATTAACAGAACTAATTTACCAAAACATTcgtaaaaataaatattcaaactGAAAACCGTCCTCGTTACAACGCTTTCCACTCCATTTAAATGTCATTGTTGCCACAGAGAGAAATGAAATCCTCCCAGCGCGACTGGCTGCCTTTGGTTAATTAATGCAGGGTCAAAGTGTTGTCACAACCCTCATCTGAATAATGGCATCTTAATACCCAGCTccatcctgctgcagcgcttCATGCAAGTCAAATGATCCGACGCTGCTCCCGACACCAGCGCCGAGAGCTGCGCCGTGCATGAAACCCACTGACGCCGGGCCGTCACCAGGCCCGAACACGGAGTCACTGCTTAAACAGCGACTCGGAACCAATTAACAGCTGGACACGCGGGTGAAACGGTAACGACTCTTAATTACCACATTATTGTGTCCGTGCACAGCAACACGTGCAAACACTCAGATAATGAGGTCACCGTCAAATCAGAGCAGGGACTAAAAATAGGCTGCAGGAAACAACAATATGCAAATAACCCTGATATGCAGCAAACAGGTGCCCATGTCAATGGCTGCTAATTTAATAActagaagaacaaaaacctccGTAAAACTTCTGGAGTCGGACGTCCTCTTTATTTATCGTTACAGAACCGGTTTGTGTTACTAATCACGCTCCATCCTAAAGTTGATGAGCCAGAAGCTCTAAAATGAGGAGGAACTGCATCCGGCAGATTTGGAATTCTGGTCTCGGCTTTATTTACAAGTTTACTGCAGATTTGGTGAAAATAGCCTGCGATAAGCTATGAGCTCACATTTTTCAGCTCTAGTCCACTGAGCGGACggtcaagtcaagtcaaactacgactttttcactcatctctctgctgctgctcctgtgacGATCCAACTCAATAGAAGCTCCCTTGCTCCTTCTTTGGAAGAAGAAATGTGAACAGAAGGCAGCATGAGACTGTTGGAATCCCAGGGGGTCCAAACACTGACCACTGGGGCTGAAACTATTCTTCTATGCAACCATGTGACAGCGGAGTCCACACAGAGCAATTACAGCCCCTCAAGAACACGGAGTTCGACATTAACTAATTAGGAAACAGAGAGGACCGTAggaagcagaaccagactcaGTGGAGAGTTGGAACCAGCACAAGAGTAACAGCATGGAAAAATGTCTTCTCATAAAGATGATAGAGTCAAAGCTCGCCAGAACCACTGCCCTGGACTTGATTATTCCCACAAAGAGCAGAACCTACCTGCCgactccagcagaacctggaAATCTGTTCCTCTCTGAGCAGGCGCGtcgtcctcagcctcctgcttcTCCGAATCCTCGTAACGATCCCAGTTCgactccagtttcctcctggaGAAAACCTCTGTCCTGTCATCTCCCTCCTCAAAGTCGTTTCCTTCTTCATCCTAGAAGAATTCACGAACAACATCTGTGTCAACACCTGCTATTTTATCATCACCCCAAAGATATTCACACACCAGTCTTTGCACAGTTACAGCTATTATTTGTCAAATTAAATATATGATTGTCATAAAAATTTGAATTAGAGACATTTAGAGAACAACCTGAGGGACTTAGGCCTTCCCTCATTTACATACCTTAGGTACAAGGACTCAATAATGCAGGGTAAACTGGAAGCAACTTGTAAATGTTCAGCCATAAACTGTGtagaaaatgtaattttatatgATTCCTTACAAATCCTGGAACCGCAGAAACGGACAAATCCAATAAGAAAAGCACCGGTCGTGACACTGGGAATCAGGCTTCTCTTATAGAGTCTCTCACAGAGTCTCAGCCGAGTGGATGATCAGGCTTTGACTAATGTGACCGTTCCACCGATGGGCAGAACAGCACTTGACTGACTGAGCTCTGCAGCCGAGGACTCAAGTGGTCATTAACACACAGCTCTTATTCATAATTGGTGGTTAAGTCTAACAAAGCCGCCGAAGGGTAAGTGGGGGttcaggtgcattgtgggaagcaGGCGTCACATCCACGTTCAAGTCACAGGCTGAGTCAGAGGCTGCTCCAACTTTCAGTCACAGAAACGTGGCTTGGCAAGGCTGAAACCCTATgatggctctctctctctctctctctctctctcacacacacacacacacacacacacacacacacacacacacacacacacacacacacacacacacacacacacacacgttaagaTGCGCAGTGTGGTGTGCATCCTGTTACTACTCTTCGTTCTCTTCTCGCCTGTATTTCATAAACATTACTACGGAACTAAAGTTAGAGGAACGGTAGTTTGACAGCTCAGTGTAGGGCGGGCGCGTTTTGGTGCAACACACCTGATGCGcggaaatgaaatgtttaattaGATCGAATTTAGGACACGGACCCGCTTAGTTTTAGACCAAAGAACAGACGTGTGTTTGTGAAAGAAGCCGCTAACGTCTGCCGCAGCCCGACGCTCGCTCACCCGGTGATAGAACTCCGCCGCGCGCCCGCCTCCGCCGCGTCCACGCCCCCGGTGGTGGTCTCTTTTGCCGCGGCCGCGGTGCTGTCCTCCCCGCCCTCTGCCTCGGTGCTCGCCACCAAAGCCGTCGCTGTCGCCTGCTGCTCGGCCGCCTCGTTTCCAGCCgcctcccctgcctctgctcgGTCTCCCCTCCATTGCTGCCGCTACGGCGGAACGGATTCGCACGTGGCACAACGAGTGTTACACAGCAGTCTGTCCTCCGACACAATACAGTCCATTGGTTCCGGGTCCAAACCCAAATTACAATGTCCACATCTTCTTTTAGAAATGTCACTccacaacaaataataaattataaaacgTGATTTAGGGGACATAATAGAAACTCAAAGGAAATAACTAACAATGTACATTGTTTGGTTTTCTTATGACTGAATTTTACGTACATACAAAAACATCCAGAATTAAGGAGAAACTTTTCTATTAACTGATATTTACTAAGttctatataaaatatttttcaacCTAATTATTACTTAATTTTAATTGTTTGGACAGTTGGTTTATTATCATGTGTCATAAGCAGAAAATGAAAGTTTTATCTTGAATTATGTAAATAGAATAAATCAACAAAACGTAGCTAATTAAACTTTGAAAAGCGATGTCATGTTAACTGTTGAGACACTGgattaaaaaatgtttatgactgtgtgtgactgactcttatttttgtttgtgacttCAGGGAACTTTGACGCTGCCACCATCAGCACCATGGATCTTGCAAACCACACTTTTGAAAACACATCGTGTGTCCAACCGGCTCCTCACAGTGTCTGGGAGTCTATAACCATCGGGACGGTGTCGGCAATTGTCAGCTTGATTACTATCGTTGGAAATGTGCTGGTCGTGCTGTCCTTCAAAGTCAACAGCCAGCTGAAGACTGTAAACAACTATTACCTGCTGAGTCTGGCCTTCGCCGACCTCATTATCGGAGTGTTGTCCATGAACTTATACACCACATATATACTGATGGGTTACTGGTCCTTGGGGAACATTGCATGTGATCTATGGCTTGCAGTGGATTATGTAGCCAGTAACGCCTCAGTTATGAATCTACTCGCCATCAGCTTCGACAGATACTTCTCCATCACGAGGCCGCTGACGTACAGAGCAAAGAGGACCCCCAAGAGAGCTGCCATCATGATAGGCCTTGCGTGGCTGGTGTCGTTTGTCCTCTGGGCACCACCCATTCTGTGCTGGCAGTACTTTGTAGGTAAAAGGACGGTGCCCATGTGCCAGTGCCAGATCCAGTTTTTGACCGAGCCTGTGATCACGTTTGGCACCGCCATTGCTGCGTTCTACGTCCCAGTCTCTGTCATGACTATCCTGTACTGCAGGATCTACAAGGAGACACAGAAGCGCACAAAGGACCTGGCAGAGCTGCAAGGGCTCGCGACAGAAGATGCTCCACACGGAAAGAAGCCACAAAAAACTGTGATTAACTCCTGCTTTCATTTCACCAGAGAAAAGCGAGCGCGCAGTCAGGCCTCCTGGTCGTCCTCTAACCAAAGCAACGCCACCAAGACGACCACTCAAACGGACGACGCTTGGGCCAAAGCGGAGCAGGTCACTTCCTTTAACAGCTACACCtcgtctgaggaggaggagcaccaCGTTTCAATGGAGACGCCGCAGGGATCCTTCAAAGATCCAGGCAGAAGACAGAGCAGTAAGAATGGGCAGGTGAAGGATTACGCAGAAAATGAGTATTTTTCCCCTCCTCCgaagaaaaactataaaaagtgCATCTCCTATAGGTTGAATCCTGGCTCAAAGGGTAAAAATGGCAACTCAGCACCGACAACGCCCTGCAGAGCTCAAGCGGCGCAGCCTGACAGGaatgcctccccctcctcctccaccacctccaaaTCCATGGACCCGGCCCTGAAGAACCAGATCACCACCAGGAAGAGGATGGTGctggtgaaggagaagaaggcgGCGCAGACGCTCAGCGCCATCCTGCTGGCCTTCATCCTCACGTGGACGCCGTACAACATCATGGTGCTCATCTCCACC harbors:
- the chrm5b gene encoding muscarinic acetylcholine receptor M5b, which gives rise to MDLANHTFENTSCVQPAPHSVWESITIGTVSAIVSLITIVGNVLVVLSFKVNSQLKTVNNYYLLSLAFADLIIGVLSMNLYTTYILMGYWSLGNIACDLWLAVDYVASNASVMNLLAISFDRYFSITRPLTYRAKRTPKRAAIMIGLAWLVSFVLWAPPILCWQYFVGKRTVPMCQCQIQFLTEPVITFGTAIAAFYVPVSVMTILYCRIYKETQKRTKDLAELQGLATEDAPHGKKPQKTVINSCFHFTREKRARSQASWSSSNQSNATKTTTQTDDAWAKAEQVTSFNSYTSSEEEEHHVSMETPQGSFKDPGRRQSSKNGQVKDYAENEYFSPPPKKNYKKCISYRLNPGSKGKNGNSAPTTPCRAQAAQPDRNASPSSSTTSKSMDPALKNQITTRKRMVLVKEKKAAQTLSAILLAFILTWTPYNIMVLISTFCADCIPTSLWHLGYWLCYVNSTVNPMCYALCNKTFQKTFRMLLLCQWRRRRR